One segment of Rhodopirellula baltica SH 1 DNA contains the following:
- a CDS encoding BBP7 family outer membrane beta-barrel protein, producing MTWNPKSINGKSVADPDVVTAGETLDNSDVEGVSYESFGYDPSGYEIYEDAYRGPAVTSCDGCGSCDQCTIRRSARRFWVRAEYLLWSLDGMDLPPLVTTSPDGTDPEDTGVLGQAGTTTLFGNNTVLDSMRSGMRVTLGWSDDNCGNGFELSGMGIFRDEETYQSNRGLLARPVFDTGAGAESSMLIAHPDFLAGSVNIQAENELASFEFNRRHSLSSMRGQRVDFLLGYRYGSLEEMLRIDQSSEYTAAQGPIISGTTVDLFDQFDAENQFHGAQVGLQLQRCSGATTWDAHAKIAFGVNRAETTIAGQTTNTVPGGGSSTFAGGLLAQSTNIGTYDDSSFMVLPEIGLNLTTQVHRDMKLTIGYSMMIWSDVVRVEDAIDRNVSLFPPEAPTGTNQPAYDLTTSSFIAHGLNIGATFQF from the coding sequence ATGACTTGGAATCCCAAGTCGATCAATGGCAAAAGCGTAGCAGACCCTGACGTTGTCACCGCCGGCGAAACGCTGGACAATTCTGATGTGGAAGGTGTTTCGTACGAGTCGTTCGGTTACGACCCATCAGGCTACGAAATTTACGAGGATGCTTATCGCGGTCCCGCTGTCACTTCGTGTGATGGATGTGGTAGCTGTGATCAATGCACGATCCGTCGTTCAGCAAGACGGTTCTGGGTGCGAGCGGAATACTTGCTTTGGTCGCTCGACGGAATGGATTTGCCGCCTCTCGTCACCACCAGCCCTGATGGCACCGACCCGGAAGACACAGGAGTGCTGGGGCAAGCCGGAACGACGACGTTGTTTGGCAACAACACCGTGTTGGACTCCATGCGTTCCGGCATGCGAGTGACTTTGGGTTGGAGCGACGACAATTGTGGCAACGGATTTGAACTGAGTGGGATGGGAATCTTCCGCGACGAAGAGACCTACCAAAGCAACCGAGGGCTGTTGGCTCGGCCGGTATTCGACACCGGTGCCGGTGCTGAGTCATCGATGCTGATCGCTCATCCGGATTTTCTTGCCGGGTCAGTGAACATCCAAGCCGAAAATGAGTTGGCGTCGTTCGAATTCAATCGCCGGCATTCGTTGTCTTCCATGCGAGGCCAACGCGTCGACTTCTTGTTGGGCTACCGATACGGAAGCCTTGAAGAAATGTTGCGGATCGATCAATCATCCGAATACACCGCGGCGCAGGGGCCGATCATCTCAGGAACGACAGTGGACCTGTTTGATCAGTTCGATGCAGAAAACCAATTTCATGGCGCTCAGGTTGGTCTTCAATTGCAACGATGTTCGGGCGCAACGACCTGGGACGCTCACGCCAAAATTGCCTTTGGAGTCAATCGAGCGGAGACGACGATCGCTGGTCAAACGACCAACACCGTTCCGGGCGGCGGATCGTCCACCTTTGCCGGTGGTCTGCTCGCTCAATCAACCAACATCGGGACATACGATGATTCGTCGTTCATGGTGTTGCCTGAGATCGGATTGAACCTGACCACCCAAGTTCATCGCGATATGAAGCTGACGATCGGATACAGCATGATGATTTGGTCCGATGTCGTTCGCGTGGAAGACGCAATCGATCGCAACGTCTCACTGTTCCCACCGGAAGCACCAACGGGAACGAATCAACCGGCTTATGATCTGACAACCAGTAGCTTCATTGCACATGGTTTGAACATCGGAGCAACGTTCCAGTTCTAA